The Anaerolineae bacterium region TGGCGTTCTGCAGCTCCTCCGGCGTCTGCGAGGAGAGAAGCCGTTCCAGTAGAGCAGTCCGCTGCCGTCGGGCTTCGATCTCCTCCCGAGTGAGGCCGTCCGCCAGCATGATGTCATCGGCCAGGCTCTGGAGGGTAAGGTACATCTTGGGCTGTAGCATGTAGCCCTTGCGCTCCTCCGGTGGCAGATCAGACATGAAGCGGTTAGTCAGCGCCCCCACCATCTGTTGCTGGTGAACGTCGCTTCTGGCGGCGCCCATGGGCATGAAGACAGCAAACATGGGCTTGCTGGCATCGTGATAGAGCACAGGAACAGCCAGCATGATCTGATTCTGGCACTGAGGACAAGTGGTGATGTTGAGCCTCTCCTGTACCAGGAGTTGCTTCAGGTGCGGCTCGCTCTGGGCATCCACCGACTGATGGACCTGCCGGGTGTATCGGTGCCCGCAGACGGGGCAGGTGATCTGAGTGGGCGTTAGGAGACCCATAACACGTTACTCCTGACTGGCTTCGGTGGTGGCCAGTTCCGCCAGCGCCTGGCGCAGCGCCAAGATGGCCACCTCATTCTGTTCCGGCCGGCCGACGCTGATGCGGATGCAGTCGGTGAGGCCGGGCTTGTTGTAGTAGCGGACGAGCACTCCCTGCCGCTCAAGGTGCTGCTTGAGCGCCACCGACGGAACCCCATGCACCCGGCATAGGATGAAGTTGCTTCGGCTGGGGTAGGGATGCACCCCCGGGAGGGCGCTGAGCAGATCTCGGAAGCGTTCGCGCTCGGCTACGATGCGAGACACGTTAGCCATCAAGTAGTCGCGTTCAGCAAGCGAGACCAGCGCTGCCTCCTGGGCCGCCACATTTATGCTATAGGGGGGCTTGATCTTCCACAACTGGGCGGCGATGGGGATAGGGTAGACCCCGTAGCCAATGCGCAGCCCGCCCAGGGCGGCCCATTTGCTGAACGTCCGCAGCACCACCAGGTTCCAGTGCTCGGGCACCCAGGAGACAAAGCTCTCCCCGGAGAACTCGGCGTAGGCCTCGTCGAGCACGACGATGACGGGCAGGTGGAGAAGGCGTTCCAGATCCTCGCGGGCGATAAGGCTGCCGTCGGGGTTGTTGGGGGAGTTGATGAAGAGCATCTTG contains the following coding sequences:
- the hisC gene encoding histidinol-phosphate transaminase, which gives rise to MEEYTPIVPFEVLSRRLGLPPDRIVKLDANENPYGPAPSVYRALAECRRYNIYPDPEQTLLREAIEPYLGLSREHVVFGNGSDELIDLTMRLFVFPGDAVVNLPPTFGMYPYNTSLCAGRLVDVPRRQDFSVDVAGVERAVAAGGAKMLFINSPNNPDGSLIAREDLERLLHLPVIVVLDEAYAEFSGESFVSWVPEHWNLVVLRTFSKWAALGGLRIGYGVYPIPIAAQLWKIKPPYSINVAAQEAALVSLAERDYLMANVSRIVAERERFRDLLSALPGVHPYPSRSNFILCRVHGVPSVALKQHLERQGVLVRYYNKPGLTDCIRISVGRPEQNEVAILALRQALAELATTEASQE